A portion of the Leptospirales bacterium genome contains these proteins:
- a CDS encoding type II secretion system protein GspD — MSHRLLRLALLALFLTQLAILAQPVGSQPRPREQTFEANFNDVEIKDFLKTMAQITRRNILVDDAVKGKITIVSHRPIPRSRALDFMRQVLEVKGYGLIEDGDLLRVVPIDVARDASQPADRDPVEGEAGVVSRVIQLPGGVSLTEMANLLRQIAGKNTLVIPYPPSNTLVITGYAVNVRRAVEVMKEVMNSMRQGDGGVASTESVHIYRARNMTAESLANVLTRLDTPVGSADPAAPGAAPGTAPPAGVPPSIPRPAGGKIRAVAHKESNSIVVTATSAEWSEIVQIIERLDKERKQILLEVLIAEVTSSSLNDFGIDWRAAQPNAPYGQFNTGLAVEGNLLDSEGQITGNNTLNGFSLGFLRQSGDLLAILNANMNNRNFNVLSSPQVLTLDNQEAEINVGQDVPVRTQERTSGGGNAEATVNSFEYRPSGIKLKFTPYVNAEGQIGLDLFSEVTSIEGGASSTTNPTFNKRNIKTFVTVQDQQTIVIGGLVFTEKLQEITKIPLLGDIPLLGHLFRRNTERVRRTNLMLFITPHILDNREEADRITEYKREEQSRQIRERHNDIILWPEQSIDGGRQEDFDRIEDDLEH, encoded by the coding sequence ATGTCTCACAGACTTTTGCGATTGGCCCTGCTTGCTCTGTTCTTGACTCAGCTGGCGATTCTTGCGCAGCCAGTGGGCTCACAACCAAGGCCGCGGGAACAGACCTTTGAGGCTAACTTCAACGACGTCGAAATCAAAGACTTCTTGAAGACCATGGCCCAGATTACCCGCCGCAATATCCTGGTCGATGATGCTGTGAAAGGAAAGATCACGATTGTATCGCATCGACCGATTCCGCGCTCCCGCGCCCTGGACTTCATGCGTCAGGTCCTGGAGGTCAAGGGTTACGGACTGATTGAAGATGGCGATCTGCTTCGCGTGGTGCCAATTGATGTAGCGCGCGATGCGTCGCAGCCTGCTGATCGCGATCCGGTGGAAGGAGAGGCCGGCGTCGTTTCCCGCGTCATTCAACTACCGGGCGGTGTGAGTCTGACGGAAATGGCCAACTTGCTGCGTCAGATTGCCGGCAAGAACACCCTGGTAATTCCTTATCCGCCAAGCAATACACTGGTGATCACTGGCTACGCAGTCAATGTGCGCCGCGCCGTGGAAGTGATGAAGGAAGTGATGAACTCCATGCGTCAGGGCGACGGCGGCGTGGCCAGCACGGAAAGCGTTCACATTTACCGTGCGCGTAACATGACGGCAGAGAGCCTTGCCAATGTCCTCACCCGTCTGGATACGCCGGTCGGTTCGGCGGACCCGGCGGCGCCGGGCGCAGCGCCAGGAACGGCTCCGCCGGCCGGAGTGCCCCCTTCCATCCCCAGACCGGCCGGAGGGAAGATCCGCGCCGTTGCGCACAAGGAATCGAATTCTATCGTAGTCACCGCAACCTCCGCTGAATGGTCCGAGATCGTTCAGATCATTGAGCGACTCGACAAGGAACGCAAACAGATCCTGCTGGAAGTGCTGATCGCCGAAGTTACCTCATCATCACTCAATGATTTTGGCATCGACTGGCGCGCCGCGCAACCCAACGCCCCCTATGGACAATTCAACACCGGCCTGGCGGTCGAGGGCAATCTGCTGGACTCCGAAGGGCAGATTACCGGCAACAATACGCTCAACGGATTCAGTCTTGGATTTCTGCGCCAGAGCGGCGATCTGCTGGCAATCTTGAATGCGAACATGAACAATCGGAACTTCAATGTTCTGTCCAGTCCGCAGGTGCTGACGCTTGATAACCAGGAAGCAGAAATCAATGTGGGTCAGGATGTGCCGGTGCGCACACAGGAGCGAACGAGCGGCGGCGGCAACGCCGAAGCGACGGTAAACTCCTTCGAATACCGGCCGTCCGGCATCAAATTAAAATTCACTCCCTATGTAAATGCCGAGGGTCAGATAGGATTGGACCTGTTCAGTGAAGTAACCTCCATTGAGGGCGGCGCCAGCTCAACAACCAATCCAACATTCAACAAGCGTAACATTAAGACCTTCGTCACCGTCCAGGACCAGCAGACGATTGTGATTGGCGGTCTGGTTTTCACGGAAAAGCTGCAAGAGATCACCAAAATCCCCTTGCTTGGCGACATCCCATTGCTGGGGCATTTGTTTCGCCGCAATACGGAGCGAGTGCGCCGCACCAATCTGATGCTGTTCATCACCCCCCACATTCTGGACAATCGCGAGGAAGCCGATCGTATTACGGAATACAAACGCGAGGAACAATCGCGCCAAATCCGGGAGCGGCACAATGATATTATTCTCTGGCCGGAACAATCCATTGACGGCGGCCGCCAGGAAGATTTTGACAGAATCGAGGACGATTTAGAACACTAA
- a CDS encoding type II secretion system protein M, which produces MAEMLEKLEPRERTVVIGGAVVALLALAFLGGSWFVRARAQIAQRVQQSRVIAGEMTQLKRQILSMQAANPLPEQSSFLQNVNNSLTKFNLNSSSFQETGTQTQNGQTTYGVNIRLAQVRLEDLIKFLHEMEYPRELPAPVVDNIKIQRAPSGREVYEVTMTITLTGAAR; this is translated from the coding sequence GTGGCTGAGATGCTGGAAAAACTTGAACCGCGCGAACGAACAGTTGTTATTGGAGGCGCGGTCGTCGCTCTGTTAGCGCTGGCGTTTCTGGGCGGCAGCTGGTTTGTACGCGCCCGAGCTCAAATTGCTCAGCGCGTTCAGCAAAGCCGGGTAATCGCCGGCGAAATGACGCAGCTGAAGCGTCAGATTCTGTCGATGCAAGCCGCCAATCCACTGCCGGAGCAATCTTCCTTCCTTCAAAATGTTAACAACTCGCTGACCAAGTTCAATCTGAATTCCAGCTCATTTCAGGAAACGGGAACGCAGACTCAGAACGGGCAAACGACCTACGGCGTAAACATTCGACTGGCGCAGGTGCGATTGGAAGACCTGATCAAATTTCTGCATGAGATGGAGTACCCAAGAGAACTGCCGGCGCCGGTAGTGGACAATATCAAGATTCAGAGGGCGCCCTCGGGCCGCGAGGTCTACGAGGTAACAATGACTATCACGCTGACGGGCGCGGCGCGCTAA
- the smpB gene encoding SsrA-binding protein SmpB produces MAQNASRKAPPAIENRKARHNYEILETIEAGLELRGTEVKSLRAGQANLTDAYAQPRQNELFLINLKIQPYANATHFNHEESRPRKLLLHRNEITDLSSRIQEKRLSVVPLKMYFNERGRVKVLLGVGRGKKMADKRESEKKSEAKREMERALREANR; encoded by the coding sequence ATGGCTCAGAATGCATCAAGGAAGGCGCCGCCGGCGATCGAGAATCGCAAGGCTCGCCATAACTATGAGATCCTGGAGACGATTGAGGCCGGTCTGGAATTGCGGGGAACGGAAGTGAAGTCGTTGCGGGCTGGCCAGGCAAACCTGACCGACGCCTACGCGCAGCCCAGGCAAAACGAACTCTTCTTGATCAATCTCAAGATTCAACCTTATGCCAATGCAACGCATTTCAATCACGAGGAATCGCGTCCGCGTAAGTTGCTGCTGCATCGCAACGAAATTACGGATTTGAGTTCGCGGATCCAGGAAAAACGCCTGAGTGTAGTGCCGCTGAAGATGTACTTCAACGAGCGCGGCCGGGTCAAGGTGCTGCTGGGCGTTGGCCGCGGCAAAAAGATGGCCGATAAACGCGAAAGTGAAAAGAAGAGCGAAGCGAAGCGCGAGATGGAGCGCGCTTTGCGCGAAGCGAATCGTTGA
- a CDS encoding prepilin-type N-terminal cleavage/methylation domain-containing protein: protein MKRESSFSRSRARSLRLAARCRARLRAGVTLIEMAVVIAVLALIFVLVYSNLNLNVIDDAKVLVFTGQAKTLPIKLQRWELTHGSLADGASLEQITDDPAEVKDPWGHPYFACAGSDGRVNQICSWGADGENSSTRFFITQRSSWPSEFRPEDKPQEQ, encoded by the coding sequence ATGAAACGCGAAAGTTCCTTCTCAAGATCAAGAGCTCGCTCCTTACGCCTGGCAGCGCGCTGCCGCGCTCGGCTGCGAGCCGGCGTGACCCTGATAGAAATGGCCGTGGTCATCGCTGTGCTGGCATTGATTTTTGTGCTCGTCTACTCTAACTTGAATCTGAACGTAATCGACGACGCCAAAGTCCTGGTTTTCACCGGGCAAGCCAAGACCCTGCCGATTAAACTGCAGCGCTGGGAGTTAACTCACGGCTCGCTGGCCGACGGGGCCTCCCTGGAGCAGATTACCGATGATCCCGCCGAAGTGAAGGATCCGTGGGGTCATCCCTACTTTGCCTGTGCCGGCAGCGATGGTCGGGTGAACCAGATCTGTTCCTGGGGCGCCGACGGCGAGAATAGCAGCACGCGCTTCTTTATAACGCAGCGCAGTAGCTGGCCATCGGAATTTCGGCCGGAAGACAAGCCGCAGGAGCAGTAG
- a CDS encoding GspH/FimT family protein — translation MTLVEIIVVVLLLSFLTLIFAPVIAQFFSSLSSDAPATLLAGHLQFCRSTAIKSNQIVILRLDLDKREYEAYTFDREQDKPRRRQLIEKVEIPIEEVRTAYSASISSGGIQVYFLPSGVAEELQFRFSSDGEAPQLLCYGRFTGETRLLRGDEAGAEHGCFELYQDAPHLSGGVQ, via the coding sequence ATGACGCTCGTTGAGATTATTGTTGTAGTTCTCTTGTTGTCCTTTTTGACGCTGATTTTTGCGCCAGTCATTGCCCAGTTCTTCTCCAGTCTGAGCAGCGATGCGCCAGCAACACTGTTGGCCGGACACCTGCAGTTTTGCCGCAGCACCGCGATCAAGTCCAATCAGATTGTAATTTTGCGCCTGGACCTTGATAAGCGAGAGTACGAGGCTTACACCTTCGACCGCGAGCAGGACAAACCCAGGCGTCGGCAGCTTATCGAAAAGGTGGAGATCCCCATCGAAGAGGTGCGTACCGCCTACAGTGCGAGCATCAGCAGCGGAGGAATTCAGGTTTATTTTCTGCCTTCGGGCGTTGCAGAAGAGCTGCAGTTCCGCTTTTCATCGGACGGCGAAGCGCCGCAGTTGCTTTGCTACGGCCGATTTACCGGGGAGACGCGGCTCTTACGCGGCGATGAAGCGGGCGCCGAGCACGGCTGTTTCGAATTGTACCAGGATGCTCCGCATTTGTCCGGGGGCGTCCAATGA
- the gspE gene encoding type II secretion system ATPase GspE encodes MKKRLGDLLVDEGAVSRDELDDALKIQSRSPLKLGQILLKKGLLDEEQLLKLLARQFGYKFHEKLNFAFDESFQRIPVNLIHRSRIVPVWRKDRTVQVAVSDPTDIHPMDDIRSCLRDLKVSFILAPEAEILRVIHGGFDQAAAAARDVIEGIREEEYADFSQLSEDTLDMANEAPIIRMVNALLTQGVQDRASDIHIEPYEKHLDVRYRVDGILHRRLQPPKLIHAGLVSRIKIMANLNIAENRMPQDGRIKIKLAGNDVDIRVSTVPTRHGERVVMRLLNKSDVRYSIETMGFAAELEAQIRKMIFEPNGIFLVTGPTGSGKSTTLYAVLTELNQEQRNILTAEDPVEYEIEGVGQMQMQEKIGLNFATALRAMLRQDPDVIMVGEVRDQETARIAIQAALTGHMVLSTLHTNDAPSAVTRLIDMGIEPYLITSTVRGVLAQRLVRVICPHCKTGYKPSREELSDAGIRESELHGGQLYRGAGCTECVQTGYRGRAGIYSLMLMDSDVQKSVLRGDDSEQIGRAAQERQQMRSLQDYGRWKVIEGVTTVEEVLRVT; translated from the coding sequence ATGAAGAAGCGCCTGGGTGATCTTTTGGTCGATGAGGGCGCGGTAAGCCGCGACGAGCTCGATGATGCGCTCAAAATCCAGTCGCGATCGCCGCTCAAACTGGGGCAGATTCTGCTGAAGAAGGGGCTGCTTGATGAAGAGCAGCTGCTCAAACTGCTGGCCCGCCAGTTTGGCTACAAGTTTCACGAAAAGCTCAACTTTGCCTTCGATGAAAGCTTCCAGCGGATTCCGGTCAACCTGATCCACCGCTCCAGAATCGTGCCGGTCTGGCGTAAGGACCGCACAGTTCAAGTGGCCGTTTCCGATCCGACGGACATTCATCCGATGGACGATATCCGCAGCTGTCTGCGCGATTTGAAAGTCAGCTTCATCCTGGCGCCCGAGGCCGAGATCCTGCGCGTGATCCACGGCGGCTTTGATCAAGCGGCGGCCGCGGCTCGTGATGTGATTGAGGGCATCCGCGAAGAAGAGTATGCCGACTTCAGTCAGCTCAGCGAAGATACCCTGGACATGGCCAATGAGGCCCCGATCATTCGGATGGTAAACGCCTTGCTCACACAGGGCGTACAGGATCGCGCCTCCGACATTCACATAGAACCGTATGAAAAGCATCTCGATGTGCGTTATCGCGTCGATGGCATTTTGCATCGACGCCTTCAGCCGCCGAAGCTGATTCATGCCGGCCTTGTTTCGCGCATCAAGATTATGGCCAATCTGAATATTGCCGAAAACCGCATGCCCCAGGATGGGCGCATCAAAATCAAGCTGGCCGGCAATGATGTTGACATTCGCGTTTCCACTGTCCCTACGCGCCATGGCGAGCGGGTAGTGATGCGTCTGTTGAACAAGAGTGATGTTCGCTATTCGATCGAGACCATGGGTTTTGCCGCCGAGCTCGAAGCGCAGATCCGAAAGATGATCTTCGAGCCAAATGGAATCTTTCTGGTCACCGGTCCAACTGGCTCCGGGAAATCGACTACGCTCTATGCGGTTCTGACAGAGCTCAACCAGGAGCAGCGTAACATTTTGACGGCGGAAGATCCGGTAGAGTACGAGATCGAGGGCGTCGGGCAAATGCAAATGCAGGAAAAGATCGGCCTCAACTTCGCTACCGCATTGCGCGCGATGCTGCGCCAGGACCCTGATGTGATCATGGTAGGCGAGGTGCGTGATCAGGAGACAGCGCGCATCGCCATCCAGGCGGCGCTTACCGGTCACATGGTTCTTTCAACGCTGCACACCAATGACGCGCCTTCGGCGGTGACGCGATTGATTGATATGGGCATTGAACCCTATTTGATCACTTCTACGGTGCGCGGCGTCCTGGCTCAGCGACTGGTTCGAGTCATCTGCCCGCATTGCAAGACCGGATACAAGCCCAGTCGAGAAGAGCTCAGCGATGCTGGAATTCGCGAAAGCGAATTGCATGGCGGCCAATTGTATCGCGGCGCCGGTTGCACGGAGTGCGTTCAAACCGGCTACCGGGGCCGCGCTGGAATCTATTCGCTCATGCTGATGGATAGCGATGTGCAGAAATCGGTCTTACGCGGCGACGATTCCGAGCAAATTGGGCGGGCCGCCCAGGAGCGGCAGCAAATGCGAAGCTTGCAGGATTATGGCCGCTGGAAGGTCATCGAGGGCGTTACTACGGTAGAAGAAGTACTGCGGGTCACTTGA
- the pilM gene encoding pilus assembly protein PilM, with amino-acid sequence MQIFTEKALIIDYGSALIKGALVELSAGRRRVLRLESLPVVNIRRDSGQDNDDLSGVSEYEYNLVRYVQSFFPDELNFVMVIPNDRVYVRDISVPASNLKQIAEIIPHEVESIAPVSLEEAEVIGQPWEVGEENASVLSFMATHESLEQAVAPLLRGNASIRMLTIDAPALAGFLNFLGPEGTSGTGIAQLDIGGRISIFNIVQNGKLAFTRQIPFGGEEITRLVGERLQLDPAAAEERKMQLELDLQYDERRADRTEAFYRRNRIDRKQYAALAKEIRAAFAELAEDVRRSVLAAPGGEVQAIYLSGGGSQLGGTASYLEDLLGVHVRQYPLELSNGEDPALWATALGAAEHYALKAPERFDFLRGAFGANLRGGKFNFSFFSTPAILSLGAIILFLAGFFLSIYKDTTLIRSYRQQIAELARGIPGMPSNGDPAAMRQAASKICMDRLQAVRGKSGGPRFVDFLKTLSELTPDRSAIDLRVNSVRYDGKTADIDVEVADLNQRQALAEALKRSSMFSDVKVEGQQQPNRRWRVIIKLSFNRAESSQAGSCG; translated from the coding sequence GTGCAGATTTTTACTGAAAAGGCTCTGATCATTGACTATGGCAGCGCACTGATTAAGGGCGCTCTGGTCGAGCTGAGCGCTGGCCGCCGTCGGGTGCTGCGCCTGGAAAGCCTGCCGGTGGTCAATATCCGGCGAGATTCAGGCCAGGACAATGACGATCTCAGCGGCGTGAGCGAGTATGAATACAATCTCGTTCGCTATGTACAATCTTTCTTTCCCGACGAATTGAACTTTGTAATGGTCATTCCCAATGACCGCGTCTACGTGCGCGATATTTCGGTGCCGGCTTCCAACCTGAAACAAATAGCCGAGATCATCCCGCATGAGGTCGAAAGCATCGCGCCTGTCTCCCTGGAGGAGGCTGAAGTGATTGGTCAGCCCTGGGAGGTGGGCGAAGAAAATGCCAGCGTCCTGAGTTTTATGGCGACTCACGAAAGTCTGGAGCAGGCCGTGGCGCCCTTGCTGCGCGGCAATGCATCCATTCGAATGCTGACCATTGACGCCCCGGCGCTTGCCGGATTCCTCAATTTCCTGGGCCCCGAGGGAACCAGCGGTACTGGCATCGCCCAGCTTGATATTGGCGGTCGCATCTCTATCTTCAACATAGTACAAAACGGAAAGCTGGCCTTCACCCGTCAGATTCCCTTCGGCGGGGAGGAGATCACGCGGCTGGTGGGCGAGCGATTGCAGCTTGATCCGGCGGCGGCCGAAGAACGCAAGATGCAGCTCGAGCTCGATTTGCAGTATGATGAACGTCGTGCTGATCGGACCGAAGCCTTCTATCGTCGCAATCGTATCGATCGCAAACAATACGCTGCCCTGGCCAAAGAAATACGAGCCGCCTTCGCAGAACTGGCCGAGGACGTACGGCGCAGCGTCCTGGCGGCGCCCGGCGGCGAAGTACAGGCAATTTATTTGAGCGGCGGCGGATCGCAGCTGGGCGGGACGGCGAGTTACCTTGAGGATTTGCTGGGCGTCCATGTTCGCCAGTATCCGCTGGAGCTTTCGAACGGCGAGGACCCCGCCTTGTGGGCCACGGCGCTTGGGGCCGCCGAGCACTATGCGCTCAAGGCGCCGGAACGTTTTGATTTCTTGCGCGGCGCATTCGGCGCTAACTTGCGCGGAGGAAAATTCAATTTCAGCTTCTTCTCCACGCCGGCCATCCTTAGCCTCGGGGCCATCATACTTTTTCTGGCCGGCTTCTTCTTGAGCATCTACAAGGATACGACTCTCATCCGAAGTTATCGACAGCAGATTGCCGAGCTTGCCCGCGGCATTCCGGGTATGCCGTCTAATGGCGACCCGGCGGCTATGCGCCAGGCGGCGAGCAAGATCTGCATGGATCGTCTGCAGGCGGTACGCGGAAAGAGCGGAGGTCCGCGCTTCGTGGATTTCCTGAAGACGCTGAGCGAACTGACTCCGGATCGAAGCGCCATTGATCTGCGGGTCAATAGCGTTCGGTATGATGGTAAGACGGCGGACATCGATGTGGAGGTCGCTGACCTGAATCAGCGACAGGCCCTGGCTGAAGCGTTGAAGCGCAGCTCAATGTTCTCTGATGTAAAGGTGGAAGGGCAGCAGCAACCAAACAGGCGCTGGCGCGTGATTATCAAATTGAGTTTTAATCGGGCGGAAAGCAGTCAGGCCGGGAGTTGTGGCTGA
- a CDS encoding general secretion pathway protein GspK codes for MLLAIFMVSFSSYLIAEQFMDSVTDDYFAVRSAADGMRAREVAMAGFRAALGAVQTIPEEYLYTQGFIGKAPELKLAEECQDEKKENCLIYFVSFRILPEDGKINLNNLVAYNDESNLIQKGIVARLFSSFQIPQGNLENLVDWIDANDISSGGAEASAYRALRPPREIKNFRLFSLSELCLVKDFNREIVYESRAPEGWVENYHAASFQSEDEKYALAPEDWILSNNVTAYVPASESIDDKININGARYYTLLSLSEHMNDSAVRALLKLRRKSQGYIKSLSELRSLPEFQSSVGDRLTLYDELAGSGGDISGLVRTEGQYYRVVGLGTVIRRVDNNVDEQDVQAVRRVWGIWDRQGRQLIYYAED; via the coding sequence GTGTTGCTTGCCATATTTATGGTCAGCTTCTCCTCTTACCTGATTGCAGAGCAATTCATGGACAGCGTCACCGACGACTACTTCGCTGTTCGTTCGGCTGCGGATGGAATGCGCGCCCGAGAAGTTGCCATGGCTGGCTTCCGCGCCGCCCTGGGCGCAGTGCAGACCATCCCTGAGGAGTACCTCTATACCCAGGGTTTTATTGGCAAGGCGCCGGAACTGAAGCTGGCGGAGGAATGTCAGGACGAAAAGAAAGAAAATTGTCTGATATACTTTGTTAGTTTTCGCATACTACCGGAGGACGGGAAAATCAATCTGAACAATCTGGTTGCCTACAACGATGAGAGCAATCTCATTCAAAAGGGCATAGTTGCCAGACTCTTTTCGTCGTTTCAAATACCGCAGGGCAATCTGGAGAACCTAGTCGACTGGATTGATGCCAATGATATTTCCAGCGGCGGGGCCGAAGCCAGCGCCTATCGAGCGCTGCGCCCGCCGCGTGAAATCAAGAATTTCCGATTGTTCTCCCTGTCCGAGCTATGTCTGGTGAAAGACTTTAACCGCGAAATAGTCTACGAGAGCCGTGCGCCTGAAGGCTGGGTGGAGAACTATCATGCCGCCAGTTTTCAAAGCGAGGACGAGAAATACGCTCTGGCGCCGGAGGATTGGATTCTTTCGAACAACGTAACGGCCTATGTCCCCGCCAGCGAGAGCATAGACGATAAGATCAATATCAATGGCGCCCGTTACTACACATTGCTTTCGCTTTCCGAACATATGAATGATTCGGCCGTTCGCGCGCTGTTGAAGCTACGGCGAAAATCCCAGGGCTATATCAAAAGCCTGTCCGAGTTGCGCTCCTTGCCAGAGTTTCAGTCCAGCGTCGGCGATCGGCTTACGCTCTACGATGAGCTGGCCGGCTCCGGGGGCGATATTTCCGGCCTGGTCCGTACGGAGGGACAGTATTATCGTGTGGTTGGATTGGGGACAGTGATCCGGCGGGTCGATAATAATGTCGATGAGCAGGATGTGCAGGCTGTCCGTCGGGTCTGGGGCATCTGGGACCGACAGGGGCGGCAGCTGATCTACTATGCCGAGGATTGA
- a CDS encoding type II secretion system F family protein — MAIYRYTALNRKGKEEKGIVDAPNPIQARKNLKARGYYVRALAQDTEKKDRDLFPFLTRLLYRVPRRDVALFTRQLGTLVGAGLPLDRSIANIVEQTENEYLKKALIEIRAGIIEGESLSDAMKKHPAIFPAVYHHIVSVGEKTGAYDSALLRLAELEEANLKLRNKITTAFTYPGVMLLMLGGIVVFLLRVVFPVMQRLFTQLDAKLPLITRVFLALSELLGPPYIFLILGMAIVGSYIFYRWKNTPSGSRRWELWKMSPPVTGTLYKKALLARFARNLGVMLENRVPLIPALQVVGEVVDSGIFREEIHTAIDRIKEGARISESFRDSRVVNQMTLGMLAAGEISDSVPQMVARIADVLDNDVDSAVQRLASLLEPLMMVLMGMTILMVMLAMLLPMYNLTSQIRH; from the coding sequence ATGGCAATCTATCGATATACGGCCCTCAATCGCAAGGGTAAGGAAGAAAAGGGGATTGTCGACGCCCCCAATCCAATTCAGGCGCGAAAAAACCTGAAAGCTCGCGGCTACTACGTGCGAGCTCTTGCCCAGGATACAGAAAAGAAGGACCGCGACCTCTTTCCGTTTTTGACCAGGCTGCTCTATCGCGTTCCGCGTCGCGATGTCGCCCTTTTTACGCGGCAGCTGGGCACGCTGGTTGGCGCGGGGCTTCCGCTGGATCGGTCGATCGCCAACATAGTAGAGCAGACCGAGAACGAGTATCTCAAGAAGGCGCTCATTGAAATCCGCGCCGGGATCATTGAGGGCGAAAGTCTGAGCGATGCAATGAAGAAGCATCCCGCAATATTCCCGGCGGTCTACCACCACATTGTTTCCGTCGGCGAAAAAACGGGCGCTTACGACAGCGCTTTGCTTCGGCTGGCCGAGCTGGAAGAGGCCAACCTGAAACTGCGCAACAAGATTACAACTGCCTTCACCTATCCAGGAGTCATGTTGTTGATGCTGGGCGGCATTGTAGTATTTTTGCTGCGCGTCGTTTTTCCGGTGATGCAGCGGCTTTTTACGCAGCTCGATGCCAAGCTCCCGCTGATCACGCGCGTCTTTCTCGCCCTCTCCGAATTGCTGGGACCGCCCTACATTTTTTTGATTCTGGGCATGGCGATTGTCGGCAGCTATATATTCTATCGCTGGAAGAATACGCCCAGCGGCAGCCGGCGCTGGGAGCTCTGGAAGATGAGCCCGCCCGTCACCGGAACGCTCTACAAAAAGGCATTGCTGGCGCGCTTTGCACGCAATCTGGGCGTCATGCTGGAAAACAGAGTCCCCTTGATCCCGGCGCTTCAGGTGGTGGGGGAAGTGGTGGATTCCGGCATTTTTCGGGAAGAAATCCATACTGCCATCGACCGCATCAAAGAGGGGGCGCGAATTTCGGAATCGTTTCGCGATTCGCGCGTGGTCAATCAAATGACCCTTGGCATGCTTGCGGCCGGCGAGATATCAGATTCCGTGCCCCAAATGGTGGCGCGAATTGCGGACGTCCTGGACAATGATGTTGATTCGGCGGTGCAGCGTTTGGCCAGTTTGCTCGAACCCTTGATGATGGTCCTCATGGGGATGACGATATTAATGGTTATGCTGGCTATGCTGCTTCCCATGTACAACTTGACCAGTCAGATTCGACATTGA
- a CDS encoding type II secretion system protein GspJ, with protein MSAASARRLHRLRALSGEHRSGVTLTEISLVLLVSGMLLLLVFGIVGGMVRITGNAGPESKERGQAFLALENVRSSLAMTYFNREVARLSFKGDKDSRSGQRIDHLTFSCVNPYADEAGLAAVRDITYFLQEQPRGQNGADQLYVLVRRENYIVGAKPGEGGANYPLARNIESFRLRYSRNGKDWLDEWDSSRDRKIPRLIQIQIKARIGDRTELFESVAAPGIYIR; from the coding sequence ATGAGCGCGGCAAGCGCCAGAAGGCTGCACAGACTGCGCGCTTTAAGCGGCGAGCATCGCAGCGGCGTAACTTTGACGGAAATCAGTCTGGTACTTCTGGTGTCGGGTATGCTCCTGCTGCTGGTCTTCGGAATCGTCGGCGGTATGGTACGCATTACTGGCAATGCCGGGCCGGAAAGCAAGGAGCGCGGCCAGGCCTTCCTTGCCCTGGAAAATGTCCGTTCGTCGCTGGCCATGACCTACTTCAACAGAGAAGTCGCGCGTCTGTCATTCAAGGGCGACAAAGACTCAAGATCGGGACAGCGCATCGATCATCTGACCTTCTCTTGCGTGAATCCGTACGCTGACGAAGCTGGTCTTGCCGCTGTACGCGATATCACCTACTTCTTGCAGGAACAACCGCGCGGACAAAACGGGGCGGATCAACTCTACGTTTTGGTTCGACGCGAGAATTACATCGTTGGCGCAAAACCGGGCGAAGGCGGGGCCAACTATCCACTGGCGCGTAACATCGAAAGCTTCCGGTTGCGATATTCGCGAAACGGCAAGGACTGGCTGGACGAGTGGGATAGCAGCAGAGATCGAAAGATCCCGCGTTTAATTCAAATTCAAATCAAGGCGCGTATTGGCGACCGCACGGAACTCTTCGAATCTGTTGCAGCGCCGGGGATCTATATCCGATGA